In Chryseobacterium oranimense, a single window of DNA contains:
- a CDS encoding T9SS type A sorting domain-containing protein: protein MKKLYMSAFTMCTILGLSAQEVVWQKDIKSRTQDFLSQVTTTIDGQYLISGSSIQSSASTGSGTSNQKQNNGYDFHLVKLNQKGEEVWEKYLSGQNHDYLSASVATQDGGFLISGTSYSGKGLDKKEDSKGGSDIWLVRLNEFGDELWQKTLGTSSDEEARSVIQTIDLGFFVAGNVQNSSKGYGSKDVFIVKLDKDGKEISQSVLGGKGLDEVEKMIPTKDGGALLGIYSRSNTGGSKKTENYGEGDYWVVKLNKEGKVEWEKDFGGKADDHIRTLALTSTGYLIGGESRSERSGNKSAGIEKGTDLWLISLNERGEEIWQKSYNFGNRDILMGISVLHSADDKSSKGILLGGYTQAEGKIQTDDETFWMLYLDQDGNEKWRKHVKGESRKREERLSDIKLNRDGSIILAGTSAEELGKENWKIIKLGDKQLDQLIEKQDIKIYPNPVSDYAYVEIGFDFKEADIMLYDMGGRQLQSLKTKNKVTKINTQNLIQGAYLVTIKTGTNKTASAKLIKK from the coding sequence ATGAAAAAACTCTACATGAGTGCATTTACAATGTGCACAATCTTGGGTCTTTCGGCTCAGGAGGTTGTCTGGCAAAAAGACATCAAATCCAGGACTCAAGATTTTCTCAGCCAGGTTACCACAACTATTGATGGACAGTACCTCATTTCAGGAAGCTCCATCCAATCCAGTGCGTCGACAGGCTCAGGGACTTCAAATCAAAAGCAAAACAACGGTTACGATTTTCACCTTGTCAAATTAAACCAAAAGGGAGAAGAAGTCTGGGAAAAATATTTGTCAGGTCAAAACCATGATTATTTGTCAGCTTCAGTTGCTACCCAGGACGGAGGCTTTCTGATTTCCGGAACCAGCTATTCCGGTAAAGGTTTGGATAAGAAAGAAGATTCCAAAGGAGGCTCTGACATATGGCTGGTAAGGCTAAACGAATTCGGAGACGAGCTTTGGCAGAAAACATTAGGAACCTCTTCTGATGAGGAAGCAAGATCTGTTATCCAGACTATTGATTTAGGATTTTTTGTAGCTGGAAATGTTCAGAATTCGTCCAAAGGATACGGTTCAAAAGATGTTTTCATTGTAAAGCTCGATAAGGATGGAAAAGAAATATCTCAATCAGTTTTAGGAGGAAAAGGATTAGATGAAGTGGAAAAAATGATTCCTACTAAAGATGGTGGTGCTTTGTTAGGGATCTATTCGAGAAGCAATACAGGAGGTTCTAAGAAAACTGAAAACTATGGCGAAGGAGATTACTGGGTTGTCAAGCTTAACAAAGAAGGAAAAGTAGAATGGGAAAAGGACTTTGGAGGAAAAGCTGATGATCATATAAGAACATTAGCACTGACCTCTACAGGTTACCTGATAGGTGGAGAATCCAGATCCGAAAGATCAGGTAATAAATCGGCTGGAATAGAAAAAGGAACAGATCTTTGGTTAATTTCATTAAATGAAAGAGGAGAAGAGATCTGGCAAAAATCCTACAATTTTGGAAACAGGGATATTCTGATGGGAATCAGCGTACTTCATTCAGCGGATGATAAATCTTCCAAAGGAATTCTTTTAGGAGGCTACACCCAGGCAGAAGGAAAGATACAAACTGATGATGAAACCTTCTGGATGCTGTATCTGGATCAGGATGGAAATGAAAAGTGGAGAAAACATGTAAAGGGTGAATCCAGAAAACGAGAAGAGAGGTTATCTGATATAAAGCTGAACAGAGACGGCTCAATTATTCTTGCAGGAACCAGTGCAGAAGAGCTTGGAAAAGAGAACTGGAAGATTATAAAGCTGGGTGATAAGCAGCTTGATCAGTTAATTGAAAAACAAGACATCAAAATCTATCCGAATCCTGTTTCAGATTATGCTTATGTTGAAATAGGCTTTGATTTTAAAGAAGCTGATATTATGTTGTATGATATGGGAGGGAGACAGCTTCAGAGTTTAAAAACAAAAAATAAAGTGACCAAGATTAATACCCAGAATTTGATTCAGGGGGCTTATCTGGTGACGATAAAAACTGGTACCAATAAAACAGCAAGTGCTAAACTAATCAAGAAATAA
- the hsdR gene encoding EcoAI/FtnUII family type I restriction enzme subunit R has protein sequence MSKKLFSERDICTKFITPALENAGWDKMKQFREEVNFTDGRIIVRGKLSTRGKKKRADYILYYKPNIPIGIIEVKENNHEVGAGMQQGLEYSDILQLPFVFSTNGDRFLFHDKTNSTNIETEIELNDFPSPEQLWSKYLKFKGINEDDSKSIVEQDYFFDGSGRSPRYYQQNAVNLTLEAIAKGQNRILLVMATGTGKTYTAFQIVHRLWKSRTKKRILFLADRNSLIDQTKRGDFKHFRDKMTIVQKRQVDKSYEIYLAIYQGLTGNEDEKNIFKQFSEDFFDLIVIDECHRGSAKEDSAWREVLNYFKSATQIGLTATPKETETVSNSEYFGDPIYTYSLKQGIEDGFLAPYQVVRVTLDVDVEGWRPEKDKRDKDGNIVEDRIYNRTDFDRNLVIDNRTWTVAKKVTEFLQNTSRFNKTIIFCRDIDHAERMRSAIANLNSDLVLQNHKYVMRITGDNDEGKRELDNFIDPEQTYPVIATTSELMTTGVDAQTCKLIALDTEIGSMTKFKQIVGRGTRVNEEFGKLYFTIMDFRNVTDLFADPNFDGDPVRIKIIDEDTPANDDFDNDLPEELQTDENGNTDKVNDPKPDYSDPFTEKKTKPAKVYVNGVDVTILNSRELYFDKEGKPITVSLKDYTKDLLSEKYSSLDQFLNLWKNSDRKDAIIQELAEQGVMVEELLQAVNKECDLFDIICHVAFDRKPLTRKERANEVKKRNYFAKYGEQARNVLTALVDKYADEGVETIESMEVLKLNPISEFGSPMEIVKTFGGREMYLSAIKELENEIYSIA, from the coding sequence ATGAGTAAAAAATTATTTTCGGAAAGAGATATTTGTACAAAATTTATAACTCCGGCATTAGAAAATGCTGGTTGGGATAAAATGAAACAGTTTCGAGAGGAAGTTAATTTTACAGATGGTAGAATCATCGTTCGTGGCAAATTATCTACTCGTGGTAAAAAAAAGAGGGCGGATTATATTTTATATTACAAGCCAAATATTCCGATCGGGATTATAGAAGTTAAAGAAAATAATCATGAAGTCGGAGCTGGAATGCAACAAGGATTGGAATATTCTGATATTCTTCAGTTACCGTTTGTATTTTCTACGAATGGAGATCGTTTTTTATTCCATGATAAAACTAATTCTACAAATATTGAAACCGAAATTGAACTAAATGATTTTCCTTCACCGGAACAATTATGGAGTAAATACTTAAAATTTAAAGGTATTAATGAAGATGATTCCAAATCAATTGTTGAACAAGATTATTTTTTTGATGGTTCCGGAAGATCTCCCAGGTATTACCAACAGAATGCAGTAAATTTAACGCTTGAAGCTATTGCTAAAGGTCAAAATAGAATATTGTTGGTAATGGCAACGGGAACCGGTAAAACTTATACCGCTTTTCAAATTGTTCATAGACTATGGAAGTCAAGAACCAAAAAGAGAATTTTATTTCTTGCGGATCGTAATTCTTTAATTGATCAGACTAAAAGAGGAGATTTCAAACATTTCCGTGATAAAATGACCATTGTTCAAAAGAGACAAGTGGATAAATCTTATGAAATATATTTAGCAATCTACCAAGGCTTAACCGGAAATGAGGATGAAAAAAATATTTTCAAGCAATTCAGTGAAGATTTTTTTGACTTAATTGTGATTGATGAGTGTCATAGAGGAAGTGCAAAGGAAGATTCAGCTTGGAGAGAGGTTCTAAATTATTTTAAATCTGCTACACAGATAGGTCTTACTGCAACGCCAAAAGAAACAGAAACCGTAAGTAATTCTGAATATTTTGGTGATCCAATCTATACTTACAGTTTGAAACAAGGGATTGAAGATGGATTTCTAGCACCTTACCAAGTTGTTAGAGTGACCTTAGATGTAGATGTGGAAGGTTGGAGACCTGAAAAAGATAAGAGAGATAAAGACGGTAATATTGTTGAAGATAGAATTTATAATAGAACGGATTTTGACCGAAATTTAGTCATTGATAATAGAACTTGGACAGTAGCAAAAAAAGTAACCGAGTTCCTTCAAAATACAAGCAGATTTAATAAAACAATTATCTTTTGTAGAGATATAGATCATGCTGAGAGAATGAGGTCTGCAATTGCAAATCTAAACTCCGATCTTGTATTGCAAAATCATAAGTATGTTATGAGAATTACCGGAGACAATGATGAAGGAAAAAGAGAATTGGATAATTTCATTGATCCGGAACAGACTTATCCAGTTATCGCCACAACATCTGAATTAATGACTACAGGTGTAGATGCCCAAACTTGTAAACTGATCGCATTAGATACCGAAATTGGATCCATGACAAAATTTAAACAAATTGTCGGACGTGGAACCAGAGTGAACGAAGAATTTGGGAAGTTATATTTTACCATTATGGATTTTAGAAACGTAACAGACTTGTTTGCTGATCCTAATTTTGATGGTGATCCGGTAAGAATTAAAATTATTGATGAAGATACTCCGGCAAACGATGACTTCGATAATGATCTTCCGGAAGAGTTACAAACTGATGAAAACGGAAATACAGACAAAGTAAACGACCCAAAACCAGACTATTCAGATCCTTTTACCGAAAAGAAAACAAAACCAGCAAAAGTCTATGTAAACGGTGTGGATGTCACTATACTAAATTCAAGAGAATTATATTTTGATAAAGAAGGTAAACCGATTACAGTGAGTTTAAAAGATTATACTAAAGATCTTCTGAGTGAAAAATATTCTTCATTAGATCAGTTCTTAAATCTTTGGAAAAATTCCGATAGGAAAGATGCAATTATTCAGGAATTGGCAGAACAGGGAGTTATGGTTGAAGAACTTTTGCAGGCAGTTAACAAAGAATGTGATCTCTTTGATATTATTTGTCACGTTGCATTTGATCGAAAACCGCTAACACGTAAGGAACGTGCAAATGAAGTTAAAAAAAGAAATTATTTTGCAAAATATGGTGAGCAAGCAAGAAATGTTCTTACTGCGTTGGTTGATAAGTATGCTGATGAAGGTGTTGAAACTATCGAATCAATGGAAGTATTGAAACTAAATCCGATTTCTGAATTTGGTTCGCCTATGGAAATTGTAAAAACATTTGGGGGGAGAGAAATGTATCTCAGTGCTATAAAGGAACTTGAAAATGAAATCTACTCAATAGCTTAA
- a CDS encoding helix-turn-helix domain-containing protein has product MTTIQFIGTTPDDLIREIKKEIIPELKEQLKEEFQPKEPTSYLTRNEVCEMLHIDLSTLHRWRKDGTLIAYGLGNRIYFKRNEIDEFINRNRL; this is encoded by the coding sequence ATGACAACGATTCAATTTATTGGAACTACACCAGATGACCTAATCAGGGAGATTAAAAAAGAAATTATCCCGGAACTTAAAGAACAATTAAAAGAGGAATTCCAGCCTAAAGAACCCACCAGCTACCTTACCCGCAATGAAGTATGTGAAATGCTTCATATTGATTTATCAACCCTTCACCGATGGAGAAAAGATGGAACCCTGATTGCCTATGGCCTGGGAAACCGGATCTACTTTAAGAGAAACGAAATTGATGAGTTTATCAACCGTAATAGGTTGTAA